One part of the Caproiciproducens sp. CPB-2 genome encodes these proteins:
- a CDS encoding peptidylprolyl isomerase, which translates to MLKKSKKVVAAVLAVAMIAGMTACKSDKSWAMKNDSLTAPIGVYIYNLYYAYQNAQSLATDTSKPLLEQKIDGKDAEAYIKEKALNSTKMLFVMNDKMKELGLSLTADETKSISSSTDSQWAQASSTLEKYGISKNSFNLAYSDYYTKYQKVFTALYGKGGKKEVSDADLKAYFEKNYTDYSYFLKPLYSTDANGSTVMITEAEQAALEKEFNGYAADIKAGKMTMQQAADAYKTSSKQTTDQLQSGTEILDSNSGFPTDFISLFSSMKPGEVKAAEISGTYMVAMKNDVTKKTTGQLGTESTRNSILAQLKGQEYSDEIEKEAAAYTNVTLNQKAIDSYKPSMFETKTSSAAATSSAPASSAAASAASAASSK; encoded by the coding sequence ATGTTAAAGAAGTCGAAAAAGGTGGTCGCCGCAGTGCTGGCCGTCGCCATGATAGCGGGCATGACCGCGTGTAAAAGCGACAAAAGCTGGGCGATGAAAAACGACAGCCTGACCGCTCCTATCGGAGTATATATCTATAATCTGTATTATGCTTACCAGAATGCGCAATCCCTGGCGACGGACACGTCGAAGCCGCTTCTGGAACAGAAGATCGACGGCAAGGACGCGGAAGCCTATATAAAGGAAAAAGCGCTGAATTCCACAAAGATGCTCTTTGTGATGAACGATAAAATGAAGGAGCTCGGCCTTTCCCTGACCGCGGACGAGACGAAGTCCATCAGCTCCAGCACGGATTCCCAGTGGGCGCAGGCAAGCTCCACCCTTGAAAAATACGGCATCTCAAAGAATTCGTTCAATCTCGCGTATTCGGACTATTACACCAAATACCAGAAGGTGTTTACGGCTCTCTACGGCAAGGGCGGCAAAAAGGAAGTTTCCGACGCCGACCTGAAAGCCTATTTTGAGAAGAACTACACCGACTATTCCTATTTCCTCAAGCCGCTTTACAGCACCGACGCCAACGGCAGCACGGTGATGATCACGGAAGCCGAACAGGCCGCGCTGGAAAAAGAGTTCAACGGCTACGCGGCGGACATCAAGGCCGGAAAAATGACCATGCAGCAGGCTGCCGACGCCTATAAAACCTCTTCCAAACAGACGACCGACCAGCTTCAGTCCGGCACTGAAATTCTGGACAGCAACTCCGGTTTCCCGACGGATTTCATTTCCCTCTTCTCTTCCATGAAGCCGGGCGAGGTCAAGGCGGCGGAAATCTCCGGCACCTATATGGTCGCGATGAAGAACGACGTCACCAAGAAAACCACCGGGCAGCTCGGTACCGAAAGCACCCGCAACTCCATTCTGGCCCAGCTGAAAGGTCAGGAATACTCCGACGAAATCGAAAAGGAAGCGGCGGCGTACACCAACGTTACCCTGAACCAGAAGGCGATCGATTCTTATAAGCCTTCCATGTTTGAGACCAAGACTTCCTCCGCAGCGGCAACTTCTTCCGCCCCGGCCTCTTCGGCGGCCGCCTCAGCGGCAAGCGCCGCATCGTCCAAATAA
- a CDS encoding Smr/MutS family protein has protein sequence MRQTKHGSVLEVDIHGMTAGEAKRGLEQLLTRADKSISEIRVIHGYNSGQVLRDMVRKQLKHPRISAKLISLNPGETRILLK, from the coding sequence ATGCGTCAGACAAAACACGGCAGCGTACTGGAAGTGGATATTCACGGCATGACCGCCGGCGAGGCCAAACGCGGCCTGGAGCAGCTTTTGACCCGCGCGGACAAAAGCATTTCGGAAATCCGCGTCATTCACGGCTACAACAGCGGCCAGGTGCTGCGCGACATGGTGCGCAAGCAGCTCAAGCATCCGCGCATTTCGGCCAAGCTCATCAGCCTGAACCCCGGGGAAACGCGCATCCTTCTAAAATAA
- a CDS encoding glycosyltransferase family 2 protein — MMPTVYLVIPCYNEEEVLPETVKRLTIKMNSMIKAGRADGKSRMLLVDDGSRDRTWELISGYCEENTLVSGIKLAHNRGHQNALLAGLMTAKEYCDCAISLDADLQDDIEVLDQFVDKFTDGCDVVYGVRNKRETDTTFKRTTAQGFYKFMKVLGVDVVYNHADYRLMSRRALDALSEYKEVNLFLRGIVPLIGYRSDYVYYDRNERFAGESKYPLKKMLSFALDGITSFSVKPLKMISTLGIVLSLLSILGLIYALVSYFMGLAVAGWTAIVCSIWLLGGIQLLCLGVVGGYVGKIYSEVKARPRFRIEEFKK, encoded by the coding sequence ATTATGCCTACTGTATATTTGGTGATACCCTGCTATAACGAGGAAGAGGTTTTGCCGGAAACGGTGAAACGGCTGACAATCAAAATGAATTCCATGATCAAGGCCGGGCGCGCCGACGGAAAAAGCCGGATGCTCCTTGTGGACGACGGCAGCCGCGACCGCACCTGGGAGCTGATCAGCGGGTACTGCGAAGAAAATACGCTGGTCAGCGGGATCAAGCTCGCGCACAACCGTGGCCACCAGAACGCGCTTCTGGCGGGGCTGATGACCGCGAAGGAGTACTGCGACTGCGCAATCAGCCTGGACGCCGACCTGCAGGACGACATTGAGGTGCTGGACCAGTTTGTGGACAAGTTTACCGACGGCTGCGACGTGGTCTACGGAGTGCGCAACAAGCGCGAGACGGACACGACTTTTAAGCGCACCACCGCGCAGGGCTTTTATAAATTCATGAAGGTGCTCGGGGTGGACGTCGTCTATAACCACGCGGATTACCGGCTGATGAGCCGCCGCGCGCTGGACGCGCTGAGCGAATACAAAGAGGTCAACCTGTTCCTGCGCGGGATCGTGCCGCTTATCGGCTACCGCAGCGACTACGTGTACTACGACCGGAACGAGCGCTTTGCGGGCGAGTCGAAGTATCCGCTGAAAAAAATGCTTTCTTTCGCACTGGACGGCATCACGTCCTTCAGCGTAAAGCCGCTGAAAATGATCTCCACCCTGGGGATCGTCCTGTCCCTGCTGAGCATTCTGGGACTGATCTACGCGCTGGTTTCGTATTTTATGGGCCTTGCGGTCGCGGGCTGGACGGCGATCGTCTGTTCCATCTGGCTGCTCGGCGGCATCCAGCTGCTGTGTCTTGGCGTGGTGGGCGGCTACGTCGGCAAGATCTACAGCGAAGTCAAGGCAAGGCCGCGTTTCCGGATCGAGGAATTTAAAAAATAG
- a CDS encoding YfhO family protein yields the protein MLTRKGRQNYYWKALLYGMGIAFLFFIPFIIFDNGYFLFYGDFNVQQVPFYQMCHDAVRSGNIGWSWTTDLGANFIGSYSFYLLGSPFFWLTIPFPSWMVPHLMGPLLILKFGCASLTGFLYLKRYVKNPDYAVIGGMLYAFSGFSVYNIFFNHFHEAIIFFPVMLWALDEYIYTRRRGIFAVTVFACCFVNYYFFVGQVVFTLLYGFTRLLTGNWKITLRDFLLIICEAVIGVLCAAVLLVPTILAVIQNPRVDNPPEGWNALLYDWNQRYVHILECFFFPPDIPARPNFTPKSEAKWASLGAWLPLFSMTGVIGFLRMHREHWLKKLLGILFLMAFIPILNSAFQLFNASYYARWFYMLTLMMSLATVISLERECIDWKSSIKWTTGITLGIALPIGLMVTTTQQDGQKVTSFGLEDYPTRFWTYVAIALLSLTLLTILFKWYRRDKELFIRRCMGGVALISVLYSLFFIALGKTQSDDAHRELIPYSLNGGKDIRLPDTKNCRIDVYDGMDNQAMYWQIPTIQAFHSIVPGSIMDFYPSIGVQRDVGSRPEAKYYGLRGLTSCRWLFDSVQSGKNFAGDEGGDTPAMPGWTFYAAQNGFNIYENDYYIPMGFSYDSYITRAEYEQVDKESRHLLLLKTLVLENDDVQKYAGILPHDDDFLSGEFTQSAYFEDCLNRKSEACSSFERDNSGFTAKMTADKERLVFFSVPWEGGWSAQVNGKPAEIAKVNVGFMAVKVPAGESVVRFDYATPGLKLGAAVSAGGAALYLVFYLVTRAYDKRKPRKRKTYRIKYEELPAEGQTPPPEAPETTQ from the coding sequence GTGCTGACCCGCAAAGGGAGACAAAATTATTATTGGAAGGCCCTGCTTTACGGCATGGGAATAGCTTTTCTCTTTTTCATACCTTTTATTATTTTTGATAACGGTTATTTTTTGTTTTACGGCGACTTCAACGTACAGCAGGTTCCGTTTTACCAGATGTGCCACGACGCGGTGCGCAGCGGCAATATCGGCTGGAGCTGGACGACCGACCTGGGCGCCAATTTTATCGGCTCCTATTCGTTTTACCTGCTGGGCAGCCCGTTTTTCTGGCTGACCATCCCGTTTCCCAGCTGGATGGTGCCGCACCTGATGGGCCCGCTGCTGATCCTGAAATTCGGCTGCGCTTCCCTGACGGGCTTTCTCTATCTGAAAAGGTACGTCAAAAATCCGGATTACGCGGTCATCGGCGGAATGCTGTACGCGTTTTCGGGCTTTTCGGTCTACAATATCTTTTTCAACCACTTTCATGAGGCGATTATCTTTTTCCCGGTGATGCTCTGGGCGCTGGACGAATATATCTACACCCGGCGGCGCGGAATCTTCGCGGTGACGGTGTTCGCCTGCTGCTTTGTCAATTACTATTTCTTTGTGGGACAGGTTGTTTTCACACTGCTTTACGGGTTTACCCGTCTTTTGACCGGCAACTGGAAAATCACGCTCAGGGATTTCCTGCTGATTATCTGCGAGGCCGTGATCGGCGTCCTGTGCGCCGCCGTCCTGCTGGTGCCGACCATCCTGGCGGTGATCCAGAACCCGCGGGTGGACAACCCGCCCGAGGGCTGGAACGCGCTGCTCTACGACTGGAACCAGCGCTATGTCCACATTTTAGAATGCTTCTTCTTCCCGCCGGATATTCCGGCCCGGCCCAACTTCACCCCGAAGTCGGAAGCAAAGTGGGCTTCGCTCGGCGCGTGGCTGCCGCTGTTCAGCATGACCGGGGTCATCGGCTTTTTGCGCATGCACAGGGAGCACTGGCTGAAAAAGCTGCTGGGGATCCTGTTCCTGATGGCTTTTATTCCGATCCTGAATTCCGCGTTCCAGCTTTTCAACGCGTCGTATTACGCGCGCTGGTTCTATATGCTGACCCTGATGATGAGCCTTGCGACGGTGATCTCGCTCGAGAGGGAGTGCATCGACTGGAAAAGTTCCATCAAGTGGACGACCGGCATCACGCTGGGAATCGCGCTGCCCATCGGGCTGATGGTGACCACGACGCAGCAGGACGGGCAAAAGGTGACTTCCTTCGGACTGGAGGATTACCCCACCCGTTTCTGGACGTATGTGGCGATCGCGCTTTTAAGCCTGACCCTGCTGACGATTCTCTTTAAATGGTACCGCCGCGACAAAGAACTGTTTATCCGTCGCTGTATGGGCGGGGTGGCCCTGATTTCCGTTCTGTATTCGCTGTTTTTCATCGCGCTGGGGAAAACCCAGAGCGACGACGCCCACCGGGAGCTGATTCCCTATTCTCTCAACGGAGGGAAAGACATCCGGCTGCCCGACACCAAAAACTGCCGTATCGACGTTTACGACGGCATGGACAATCAGGCCATGTACTGGCAGATTCCGACGATCCAGGCGTTCCACAGCATCGTGCCGGGTTCCATTATGGATTTCTACCCGTCCATCGGCGTTCAGCGCGACGTGGGTTCGCGGCCGGAGGCCAAGTATTACGGCCTGCGCGGGCTGACCAGCTGCCGGTGGCTGTTTGACTCGGTACAGAGCGGCAAGAATTTCGCGGGGGACGAGGGTGGGGATACCCCGGCGATGCCCGGCTGGACGTTCTACGCGGCGCAGAACGGCTTCAATATTTACGAGAACGACTATTATATCCCCATGGGGTTCAGTTACGATTCCTATATTACCCGCGCGGAATACGAGCAGGTGGACAAGGAAAGCCGGCATCTGCTTCTGCTGAAAACGCTGGTGCTGGAAAACGACGACGTGCAGAAGTACGCCGGGATTCTTCCCCATGACGACGATTTCCTGTCCGGCGAATTCACGCAGAGCGCCTATTTTGAGGACTGCCTGAACCGGAAGTCGGAAGCCTGTTCCTCTTTTGAGCGGGACAACAGCGGCTTTACCGCAAAAATGACCGCGGACAAGGAACGGCTCGTATTTTTCAGCGTTCCCTGGGAAGGCGGCTGGAGCGCGCAGGTCAACGGCAAACCGGCGGAAATCGCCAAGGTAAACGTCGGGTTCATGGCGGTGAAGGTGCCGGCCGGGGAGTCGGTCGTCCGCTTTGACTACGCGACGCCGGGCCTGAAGCTGGGCGCGGCGGTATCCGCGGGCGGCGCGGCGCTGTATCTGGTATTTTATCTTGTAACCCGGGCGTATGACAAAAGGAAGCCGCGCAAGCGGAAAACGTACCGGATCAAATACGAAGAGCTCCCGGCGGAAGGGCAGACACCACCGCCCGAAGCGCCGGAAACCACACAATGA
- the yfbR gene encoding 5'-deoxynucleotidase — translation MFHFYAMLSRMKYICRWGLMRNTRSETLSEHSFETAVIAHALAVLRNTRFGGHVSPERAALLALYHDAAEIITGDLPTPVKYFNPNLRSAYREVETVAQEKLLSLLPDDLRPSYESVFTAAQEGDRELLPLVKAADKLSAVIKCMEEKGMGNSEFTKAEASLRRTVSDLHLPEADCFVAEFLPSYALTLDEQD, via the coding sequence ATGTTTCATTTTTATGCGATGCTGTCGCGCATGAAATACATCTGCCGCTGGGGGCTGATGCGCAACACCCGCAGCGAGACCCTGAGCGAACACAGCTTTGAAACCGCGGTCATCGCCCACGCGCTGGCCGTGCTGCGCAATACGCGCTTCGGCGGCCATGTCAGCCCGGAGCGCGCGGCTCTGCTTGCGCTCTACCATGACGCGGCGGAAATCATCACCGGCGACCTGCCCACGCCGGTCAAATACTTCAACCCGAACCTCCGCTCCGCCTACCGCGAGGTCGAAACCGTCGCGCAGGAAAAGCTTCTCAGCCTTCTGCCGGACGATCTGAGGCCAAGCTACGAATCCGTCTTCACCGCGGCGCAGGAGGGCGACCGGGAACTTCTGCCGCTTGTCAAAGCCGCAGACAAGCTTTCCGCCGTCATCAAATGCATGGAGGAAAAAGGGATGGGCAATTCCGAATTTACCAAGGCGGAAGCCTCCCTGCGCCGGACCGTAAGCGATCTCCACCTGCCGGAGGCCGACTGCTTCGTCGCGGAATTCCTGCCCTCTTACGCTCTGACACTGGATGAACAGGACTGA